A single window of Rubripirellula lacrimiformis DNA harbors:
- a CDS encoding phosphoglycerate kinase has translation MAKKTIDQVDVAGKKVLMRVDFNVPLDENQNVTDDRRVRMALPSIKSVVDRGGQLILISHLGRPAGTGFESKFSLAPAAKALSELLGKPVAMASDTVEDDAKAKVAALQDGGVVVLENLRFNSGEKKGCAEFAGKLAAMADIYCNDAFGTCHRSDASMVAVPEAMAGKPRVVGHLVAREIQYLSDAISKPGRPFVAILGGAKVSDKINVINNLLGICDTVLIGGAMAYTFSLAQGGKIGDSLVEKDKVELAKELIEKGGDKLMLPVDTHCGDDFGNIAGCNKKVVPAGQIPDGMEGLDIGPETAKLYAEVIKKAKTIVWNGPMGVFEKPPMDAGTKAVAQAVADSDSISIIGGGDSAAAVDQLGFADQVSHVSTGGGASLAMLEGQAFAAVDLLDEA, from the coding sequence ATGGCTAAGAAAACGATCGACCAAGTGGATGTCGCCGGCAAAAAAGTGCTGATGCGAGTCGACTTCAACGTGCCTTTGGACGAAAACCAGAACGTGACCGATGATCGCCGCGTTCGCATGGCGTTGCCGAGCATCAAGAGTGTCGTCGACCGTGGTGGTCAATTGATTTTGATCAGCCACCTGGGTCGACCGGCCGGCACCGGATTCGAATCCAAATTCAGCTTGGCACCAGCCGCCAAGGCGCTCTCGGAACTGTTGGGCAAACCGGTCGCGATGGCATCCGACACGGTCGAAGACGATGCCAAGGCCAAAGTGGCTGCGTTGCAAGACGGTGGCGTCGTCGTGCTGGAAAACCTACGTTTCAATTCCGGCGAAAAGAAGGGCTGCGCTGAATTCGCTGGCAAGTTGGCCGCGATGGCCGACATCTACTGCAACGACGCATTCGGCACCTGCCATCGCAGTGATGCATCGATGGTTGCCGTCCCCGAAGCGATGGCTGGCAAGCCACGCGTGGTCGGCCACTTGGTCGCTCGTGAAATCCAATACCTCAGCGACGCGATCAGCAAACCCGGTCGTCCGTTCGTGGCCATCTTGGGCGGTGCCAAGGTCAGCGACAAGATCAACGTCATCAACAACCTGCTTGGGATCTGTGACACCGTCTTGATCGGCGGCGCGATGGCCTACACGTTCTCCTTGGCGCAAGGCGGCAAGATTGGCGATAGCCTGGTCGAGAAAGATAAAGTCGAATTGGCCAAGGAACTGATCGAAAAGGGCGGCGACAAGCTGATGTTGCCCGTCGACACCCACTGTGGCGATGATTTTGGAAACATCGCGGGATGCAACAAGAAGGTCGTTCCGGCCGGCCAGATTCCCGACGGCATGGAAGGTTTGGACATCGGTCCTGAAACGGCAAAGCTGTACGCCGAAGTGATCAAGAAAGCCAAAACGATCGTTTGGAACGGGCCAATGGGCGTGTTCGAAAAGCCACCGATGGACGCCGGCACCAAAGCAGTTGCCCAAGCCGTCGCGGACAGCGATTCGATCAGCATCATCGGTGGTGGCGACAGTGCCGCAGCCGTGGATCAACTGGGCTTTGCCGACCAGGTCAGCCACGTCAGCACCGGTGGCGGAGCCAGTTTGGCAATGCTAGAAGGCCAAGCTTTCGCCGCCGTCGACCTGCTTGACGAAGCCTAA
- the glgX gene encoding glycogen debranching protein GlgX yields MLMRQPCPTLQFAYAPPFGATLQDTGVQFSVFSRSATAMRLLLYNKVGDREPSEILEFDRDTDRWGDVWSMHVPAIAAGQLYHFQACGPWAPERGQRFDSTARLIDPYAQALAGEFQKGSDGVVRPPKCVVVDSDFDWEGDRHVRHDISESVIYEMHVKGFTKSKTAKVKCPGTYLGVIEKIPYLQELGVTAVELMPVNEFPIKDINGNKMDRSNYWGYDPMAFFSPHRGYAHDKTPGAQVREFKEMVKALHKAGIEVILDVVFNHTCEGNEKGPTLSFKGLENSVYYILSEGQHFCNYSGCGNTLNGNHPVVREMIFHCLRHWVHNYHIDGFRFDLASILSRDTKGNLIPNPPMVELIAEDPLLADTKIIAEAWDAAGAYQVGSFGGARWAEWNGRYRDDARGFWRGDGGTLGAMATRLAGSSDLYEHDGRPPHCSINLITTHDGFTMNDLVSYKEKHNMANGENGCDGDNHNISDNYGVEGPTRKKAITVTRDRQIRNMLSTLLLSQGVPMIVSGDEVRRTQKGNNNAYCQDNDISWFDWRLVKKHDDVFRFVKNLIKFRREQPTVRRKNYLTGQPVDGRMIPDVSWYAPSGHHLEWSQSELAMVAYIAAPSRVDDPEGLGRDIVMMFNSTGQERTFKMPEIGWGTNWNLFIDTAAESPGDIYPDVDGPMPAAGHSIVMPCHSMKVMVSQQ; encoded by the coding sequence ATGCTAATGCGCCAGCCGTGTCCTACCCTTCAGTTTGCTTACGCACCACCCTTCGGTGCGACACTGCAGGATACCGGAGTCCAATTTTCGGTTTTCAGCCGTTCGGCCACAGCGATGCGACTGCTGCTGTACAACAAGGTCGGTGACCGAGAACCTTCCGAAATCCTAGAATTTGATCGAGATACTGACCGTTGGGGTGATGTCTGGAGCATGCATGTTCCAGCGATCGCTGCGGGCCAGTTGTATCACTTCCAAGCTTGTGGCCCCTGGGCGCCCGAACGTGGTCAACGATTTGATTCCACCGCTCGATTGATCGACCCCTACGCACAGGCTCTGGCCGGCGAATTTCAAAAGGGCAGCGACGGTGTCGTCCGTCCGCCCAAATGCGTGGTCGTCGACAGCGATTTTGACTGGGAAGGTGACCGACACGTTCGGCACGACATCAGCGAGTCGGTGATCTATGAAATGCACGTCAAGGGTTTCACCAAGAGCAAGACTGCCAAGGTCAAGTGCCCCGGTACCTACTTGGGCGTGATCGAAAAGATCCCGTACTTGCAAGAACTAGGCGTCACCGCCGTCGAACTGATGCCGGTCAACGAGTTCCCGATCAAGGACATCAACGGCAACAAAATGGATCGTTCCAACTATTGGGGATACGATCCGATGGCGTTCTTCTCGCCGCACCGCGGCTACGCACACGACAAGACGCCTGGTGCGCAGGTTCGTGAATTCAAGGAAATGGTCAAGGCACTTCACAAGGCTGGCATCGAAGTCATCCTGGACGTCGTCTTCAACCACACCTGCGAAGGCAACGAAAAGGGCCCAACGCTTTCGTTCAAGGGACTGGAAAATTCAGTCTATTACATCCTGTCCGAAGGTCAGCACTTCTGTAACTACAGCGGTTGTGGAAACACGCTGAACGGAAACCATCCGGTCGTGCGTGAAATGATCTTTCATTGCCTGCGTCACTGGGTTCACAACTACCACATCGACGGGTTCCGTTTCGATCTGGCTAGTATCCTGAGCCGCGACACCAAGGGGAACTTGATCCCGAACCCACCGATGGTGGAACTGATTGCCGAAGATCCATTGTTGGCCGATACCAAGATCATTGCCGAAGCATGGGACGCCGCTGGTGCCTATCAAGTGGGGTCGTTCGGCGGTGCACGTTGGGCCGAATGGAACGGTCGCTATCGTGATGATGCTCGCGGATTTTGGCGTGGCGATGGCGGTACCCTCGGTGCAATGGCAACCCGTTTGGCCGGCAGCAGCGATTTGTACGAACATGATGGTCGACCGCCGCACTGCAGCATCAACCTGATCACCACCCACGACGGGTTCACCATGAACGACCTTGTTTCGTACAAGGAAAAGCACAACATGGCCAATGGTGAAAACGGTTGCGATGGTGACAACCACAACATCAGCGACAACTATGGCGTCGAAGGCCCGACCCGCAAGAAAGCGATCACCGTTACCCGCGATCGCCAGATCCGGAACATGCTAAGCACCCTGTTGCTAAGCCAAGGTGTGCCGATGATTGTCAGCGGTGATGAAGTTCGTCGTACGCAGAAAGGCAATAACAACGCCTACTGCCAAGATAACGACATCAGTTGGTTCGATTGGCGTCTGGTCAAAAAACACGACGATGTTTTCCGTTTCGTGAAAAACCTGATCAAGTTCCGACGCGAACAGCCCACTGTACGGCGTAAAAACTACCTGACCGGGCAACCGGTTGACGGTCGCATGATCCCCGACGTTTCTTGGTATGCCCCCAGCGGACATCACCTGGAATGGAGCCAGTCGGAACTGGCGATGGTCGCCTACATCGCCGCCCCTAGCCGGGTGGATGATCCCGAAGGTCTGGGCCGTGACATCGTGATGATGTTCAACAGCACTGGCCAAGAACGAACGTTCAAGATGCCAGAGATCGGGTGGGGAACCAACTGGAACCTGTTCATTGACACCGCTGCGGAATCTCCCGGCGACATCTATCCGGATGTCGATGGCCCGATGCCCGCCGCAGGCCATTCGATCGTGATGCCCTGCCATTCGATGAAGGTCATGGTCAGCCAACAGTAG
- a CDS encoding MGH1-like glycoside hydrolase domain-containing protein, which yields MSSEELRLLESNRRQVNWQRWGPYLSERQWGTVREDYSEGGDATWSYFPHDHARSRAYRWGEDGLLGVCDRQSRLCFSVGLWNGRDPILKERLFGVTGPEGNHGEDVKECYYYLDSTPTHSYMKALYKYPQSRYPYEELVEVSQGRNRHEPEYELLDSPAFDDSRYFDVMAEYAKAGPDDLLIRLTVTNRGPQPAVMHVMPQWFFRNTWTWHCTDEGCTTRPTMRLVDNVVQTNHESLGQVWCTCEQTGQAGTSGAWTWLFTDNETNTRRHPGLPSESEFFKDGLNDYIVAGDTKAVNPNQRGTKCGAYGLLMVGAGESVTVRLRMTHVDEPLIADKAGKDSKRYSELAFDDSFDQTFEKRIEEADEFYSTVIDDAISAERKAIMRQAYAGLLWTKQFYHYVVSTWLDGDPNGAPANPARKQGRNSDWRHLFNRDVISMPDKWEYPWYAAWDLAFHMVPFAKLDPHFAKEQMILFLREWYMHPSGQIPAYEWQLGDVNPPVHAWGVWEIYKATGAPLQRDRAFLARAFQKLLINFTWWVNQKDPRGKNIFAGGFLGLDNIGVFDRSKPLPKGHLEQADGTSWMAFYCGSMLRIAMELAEDHQAYGDMASKFFEHYVAIAEAMNSMDGTGLWDETDGFYYDHLYVDGESIPIRVRSLVGLLPLLTGVVLEEKIIDKLPGFKRRMKWFLENRGELSEHMTYMKLECPDDSDASKRLLAIPSEERFRKLITVMLDEEEFLSPFGIRSMSAAHRDEPFVFEFGGEHHEVFYVAGESDSGMFGGNSNWRGPIWFPTNFLLIQSLKRYYGYYGDDFQVECPTGSGNLMTLKEVAYELEGRLISLFEVDSEGFRPSHGSDEQYQKDPAWKDLVLFYEYFHADSGKGLGASHQTGWTALVASLIRSQASNDA from the coding sequence ATGTCTTCCGAAGAACTTCGTCTGCTTGAAAGTAACCGCCGCCAAGTCAATTGGCAGCGATGGGGACCGTACCTTTCGGAACGCCAGTGGGGAACTGTCCGGGAGGACTACAGCGAGGGCGGCGATGCCACGTGGAGCTATTTCCCCCACGACCATGCTCGCAGTCGAGCGTATCGGTGGGGCGAAGATGGCCTGCTAGGCGTTTGCGATCGCCAAAGCCGACTGTGCTTCAGTGTCGGATTGTGGAACGGACGCGACCCGATCCTGAAAGAACGTCTGTTCGGCGTGACGGGCCCCGAGGGGAACCACGGTGAAGACGTCAAGGAATGCTATTACTATCTGGATAGCACACCGACGCACAGCTACATGAAGGCGTTGTACAAGTATCCGCAAAGCAGGTACCCGTACGAGGAATTGGTCGAGGTCAGCCAAGGACGCAACCGGCACGAACCCGAATACGAGCTGTTGGATTCACCTGCGTTTGATGATTCACGCTACTTTGACGTGATGGCGGAATACGCCAAAGCAGGCCCCGACGATCTGCTGATCCGTTTGACCGTCACCAACCGTGGTCCGCAACCGGCGGTGATGCATGTGATGCCACAGTGGTTCTTTCGCAACACCTGGACCTGGCACTGCACCGACGAAGGCTGTACCACCCGGCCCACCATGCGATTGGTCGACAACGTCGTTCAAACCAATCACGAATCGCTCGGACAGGTCTGGTGCACCTGTGAACAAACCGGCCAGGCCGGAACCTCCGGTGCATGGACATGGCTGTTCACCGACAACGAAACCAACACGCGGCGGCACCCTGGGCTGCCCAGCGAATCCGAATTTTTCAAAGACGGCCTGAACGACTATATCGTCGCTGGCGACACCAAAGCGGTGAACCCCAATCAGCGCGGTACCAAATGTGGTGCCTATGGACTGTTGATGGTCGGTGCGGGCGAATCGGTCACCGTGCGATTGCGAATGACGCACGTCGACGAACCATTGATCGCCGACAAAGCCGGCAAGGACTCGAAACGGTATTCCGAACTAGCCTTCGATGATTCGTTCGACCAAACGTTCGAAAAACGGATCGAAGAGGCGGACGAGTTCTATTCGACGGTGATCGATGACGCGATTTCAGCTGAACGCAAAGCGATCATGCGGCAAGCCTATGCGGGGTTGCTGTGGACCAAACAGTTCTACCACTACGTCGTCAGCACGTGGTTAGACGGTGACCCCAACGGAGCGCCGGCCAACCCGGCACGGAAGCAGGGACGCAATAGCGATTGGCGGCACCTGTTCAACCGCGACGTGATCTCGATGCCCGACAAATGGGAATACCCTTGGTACGCCGCCTGGGATTTGGCGTTCCACATGGTTCCATTTGCAAAACTGGATCCCCATTTCGCCAAGGAACAAATGATCCTGTTCCTGCGGGAATGGTACATGCATCCCAGCGGCCAGATCCCGGCCTACGAATGGCAATTGGGTGACGTCAATCCGCCTGTCCATGCGTGGGGCGTTTGGGAAATTTACAAAGCAACCGGTGCGCCCCTGCAACGGGACCGCGCGTTCCTGGCACGTGCGTTCCAAAAGTTGCTGATCAATTTCACCTGGTGGGTCAACCAGAAAGACCCTCGCGGCAAGAACATCTTTGCCGGCGGATTTCTGGGGCTGGACAACATCGGCGTTTTCGACCGCAGCAAACCGCTGCCCAAAGGCCACCTAGAACAGGCCGATGGCACGTCATGGATGGCGTTTTACTGCGGATCGATGCTGCGGATTGCCATGGAACTTGCCGAAGACCATCAGGCCTATGGCGACATGGCAAGCAAGTTCTTCGAACACTACGTCGCGATCGCCGAAGCGATGAATTCGATGGACGGGACGGGGCTGTGGGACGAAACGGACGGGTTCTATTACGACCACCTGTACGTGGACGGCGAATCGATTCCGATCCGTGTCCGGTCGCTGGTGGGACTGTTGCCGCTGCTGACCGGCGTTGTTTTGGAAGAGAAGATCATCGACAAGCTGCCCGGTTTCAAACGCCGCATGAAGTGGTTCCTGGAAAACCGCGGCGAGCTCAGCGAACACATGACGTACATGAAACTGGAATGCCCCGACGATAGTGATGCCAGCAAACGACTGTTGGCGATCCCATCGGAAGAACGGTTTCGCAAACTGATCACGGTGATGCTGGACGAAGAAGAATTCTTGTCACCGTTTGGGATCCGCAGCATGTCGGCCGCCCACCGCGACGAACCGTTTGTGTTCGAATTTGGTGGCGAACATCACGAAGTGTTTTATGTCGCCGGCGAAAGCGACAGTGGCATGTTCGGTGGTAACAGCAATTGGCGGGGCCCGATTTGGTTCCCGACCAACTTCTTGCTGATCCAGTCGCTGAAACGTTACTACGGTTACTATGGCGACGATTTCCAAGTTGAATGCCCGACCGGCAGCGGAAACCTGATGACGCTGAAGGAGGTCGCTTACGAATTGGAAGGCCGGCTGATTTCGCTGTTCGAAGTCGACAGCGAAGGGTTCCGACCATCGCACGGCAGCGACGAACAGTATCAAAAAGATCCCGCCTGGAAAGATCTGGTTCTGTTCTACGAGTATTTCCACGCCGATTCCGGAAAGGGACTCGGCGCCAGCCACCAAACCGGTTGGACCGCCCTGGTTGCGTCACTGATTCGCAGCCAAGCCAGTAACGATGCATAA
- a CDS encoding RluA family pseudouridine synthase produces MPLTTAETTILPEQAGRVDAIVRELTQISHSQVRGLIDHGCVTINGASVNDGGEPVAEGDQVSIRYDANQRYREKKKIRWADRTFTIVHEDDALIVVDKAAGTLTVPTDHHESNTLVDRVTLYLSHSKRRRQAFVIHRLDREVSGLLVMGKNQEVADKLIEQFKHRKPNRVYAAIVAGVMTDDAGTFDSHLATGNNLDRYVTGPSKNAERAVTHYKVIRRMEDTTHVEVTLDTGKRNQIRVQFAHAGHPVLGDPRYKTDQSMHARWIRKRIALHAMTLGFEHPVSGKPMTLESKLPAAMQKFLAGGVGRQK; encoded by the coding sequence ATGCCGCTAACCACAGCCGAGACCACCATTTTGCCGGAACAAGCCGGGCGGGTCGACGCGATCGTGCGAGAACTGACTCAGATATCGCACAGTCAGGTTCGCGGTTTGATCGACCACGGATGTGTCACCATCAACGGAGCGTCGGTCAATGACGGCGGCGAACCGGTGGCCGAGGGCGACCAGGTTAGCATTCGATACGACGCCAACCAACGCTATCGCGAGAAGAAGAAAATCCGCTGGGCCGACCGTACCTTCACGATCGTTCACGAAGACGACGCGCTGATCGTTGTCGATAAAGCCGCCGGCACCCTCACCGTGCCCACCGACCACCACGAATCCAACACGCTGGTCGACCGGGTGACGTTGTACTTGTCGCATTCCAAACGTCGCCGCCAAGCCTTTGTAATCCACCGGCTGGATCGCGAAGTCAGCGGATTGTTGGTGATGGGCAAGAACCAAGAGGTCGCGGATAAGCTGATCGAACAGTTCAAACACCGCAAACCGAATCGCGTCTATGCCGCCATTGTCGCAGGCGTCATGACCGACGACGCGGGAACTTTCGACTCACACCTGGCAACCGGCAACAACCTGGATCGCTACGTCACTGGCCCATCGAAGAACGCCGAACGTGCGGTGACCCATTACAAGGTGATCCGTCGGATGGAAGACACCACGCACGTCGAGGTCACGCTAGATACCGGCAAACGGAACCAGATCCGCGTCCAGTTTGCCCACGCCGGACATCCGGTCCTGGGCGACCCGCGGTACAAAACCGATCAATCGATGCACGCCCGTTGGATTCGCAAACGAATTGCCCTGCACGCGATGACGCTGGGGTTTGAACATCCGGTATCCGGCAAACCGATGACCCTGGAATCTAAGTTACCGGCCGCGATGCAGAAGTTCTTAGCCGGCGGCGTCGGACGTCAAAAGTAA